Proteins from a genomic interval of Zingiber officinale cultivar Zhangliang chromosome 1B, Zo_v1.1, whole genome shotgun sequence:
- the LOC121994714 gene encoding uncharacterized protein LOC121994714 isoform X1 yields MGPFYFIFLQFGRGEGPVAVAVAVAVAEMASNTRVAVALCLLLIFWGCCNDHLISTFLTLFLLVLSPSAALVIRRIGKAERASRSLADKKATTELEAATSSEVATSLESEGSECEITACMGTTGLIEKDEENLSPSASPEDACHPEDSMISDDENLIEISLPDGHFVAHEEPLPQSNGCLPSFLQDSVRQHGLTELLSEINEEDNLIEIDIIRGSIKCSRVGIKA; encoded by the exons ATGGGTCCTTTCTATTTCATATTTCTTCAGTTCGGTAGAGGTGAAGGTCCCGTTGCAGTTGCAGTTGCAGTTGCAGTTGCAGAGATGGCGAG TAACACTAGGGTGGCCGTTGCACTCTGTCTACTCCTGATCTTCTGGGGTTGCTGCAATGATCATTTGATTTCAACGTTTCTTACTTTGTTTCTGCTCGTGCTTTCCCCTTCTGCTGCCCTTGTTATCAGACGGATTGGCAAAGCTGAGAGAGCATCACGAAGTCTTGCAGACAAGAAGGCGACCACTGAGTTAGAGGCAGCTACTAGCTCGGAAGTTGCGACGTCGCTGGAATCAGAAGGATCGGAGTGTGAGATAACTGCATGCATGGGTACTACTGGCTTAATTGAAAAGGATGAAGAGAATCTAAGCCCAAGTGCTTCGCCTGAAGACGCTTGCCACCCGGAGGACTCGATGATATCCGACGACGAAAATCTCATCGAGATCTCACTCCCAGACGGTCACTTTGTTGCACACGAGGAGCCACTGCCTCAATCAAATGGATGCCTGCCAAGTTTTCTCCAGGATTCAGTGAGGCAACATGGACTCACCGAGCTGTTATCGGAAATCAATGAAGAGGACAATTTGATCGAGATCGACATCATCAGGGGCTCCATCAAATGCTCAAGAGTGGGGATTAAGGCCTGA
- the LOC121994714 gene encoding uncharacterized protein LOC121994714 isoform X2, translated as MLGPFLYQMTILCSSSNTRVAVALCLLLIFWGCCNDHLISTFLTLFLLVLSPSAALVIRRIGKAERASRSLADKKATTELEAATSSEVATSLESEGSECEITACMGTTGLIEKDEENLSPSASPEDACHPEDSMISDDENLIEISLPDGHFVAHEEPLPQSNGCLPSFLQDSVRQHGLTELLSEINEEDNLIEIDIIRGSIKCSRVGIKA; from the coding sequence ATGTTAGGACCATTTCTCTATCAAATGACAATTCTTTGCTCTTCCAGTAACACTAGGGTGGCCGTTGCACTCTGTCTACTCCTGATCTTCTGGGGTTGCTGCAATGATCATTTGATTTCAACGTTTCTTACTTTGTTTCTGCTCGTGCTTTCCCCTTCTGCTGCCCTTGTTATCAGACGGATTGGCAAAGCTGAGAGAGCATCACGAAGTCTTGCAGACAAGAAGGCGACCACTGAGTTAGAGGCAGCTACTAGCTCGGAAGTTGCGACGTCGCTGGAATCAGAAGGATCGGAGTGTGAGATAACTGCATGCATGGGTACTACTGGCTTAATTGAAAAGGATGAAGAGAATCTAAGCCCAAGTGCTTCGCCTGAAGACGCTTGCCACCCGGAGGACTCGATGATATCCGACGACGAAAATCTCATCGAGATCTCACTCCCAGACGGTCACTTTGTTGCACACGAGGAGCCACTGCCTCAATCAAATGGATGCCTGCCAAGTTTTCTCCAGGATTCAGTGAGGCAACATGGACTCACCGAGCTGTTATCGGAAATCAATGAAGAGGACAATTTGATCGAGATCGACATCATCAGGGGCTCCATCAAATGCTCAAGAGTGGGGATTAAGGCCTGA
- the LOC121995014 gene encoding cyclic nucleotide-gated cation channel beta-1-like, with product MLRQVSSRNQRGKGGLKMKNALQVCLVIAICIWLIYQMTHSRGKKKIFEEGSSKALFKAGERPIDVEKFSKQELSQMNKVEAIREMQNGDEEVEDEGEESTGEAREEEEEEAGHEEFGEHDHDEAAQKREENEEASQAARERSFKADDASSAVAHVTQSNEPAETESENEAIWKNLDENAGGNNSSIVHQGISILQNHTVAKTVGAPMLHSISSQNKTTVESKNEGQQSGIRVSSTMNNQTAAGEMPVSVEQAQSPAKLTVKVDPNNVTISQYQTTVVREQINTTKILNQEGEVPNLKTKRAMEQKDSETSSATNEINKAVGLEAGNSLVSLERNRDVNVDALSSLDIQSKAQSSKPGAMAA from the coding sequence ATGTTGAGGCAGGTGTCCAGTAGGAACCAGAGAGGAAAAGGGGGTCTGAAGATGAAGAATGCTCTTCAAGTCTGCCTGGTGATTGCCATCTGCATTTGGCTGATCTATCAGATGACTCACTCTCGTGGCAAGAAGAAAATAtttgaagaggggagctcaaaaGCATTATTCAAGGCAGGCGAGAGGCCGATCGATGTTGAGAAATTTAGCAAGCAGGAACTCTCTCAGATGAATAAGGTCGAGGCAATTAGGGAGATGCAGAATGGTGATGAAGAAGTTGAGGATGAAGGTGAAGAATCTACTGGAGAagccagggaagaagaagaagaagaagctgggCATGAAGAGTTTGGCGAACATGATCATGATGAAGCGGCTCAAAAGAGGGAAGAGAATGAAGAAGCATCTCAGGCTGCGCGAGAGAGGAGTTTCAAGGCCGACGATGCATCCAGTGCTGTAGCTCATGTGACCCAATCGAATGAACCAGCAGAAACTGAGTCTGAAAATGAAGCAATTTGGAAGAACCTCGACGAAAATGCAGGAGGAAACAATTCAAGCATCGTTCACCAAGGAATTTCCATTTTGCAAAATCATACGGTCGCAAAGACAGTTGGAGCTCCAATGTTACACAGCATCTCGTCGCAAAATAAGACGACAGTTGAATCGAAAAATGAGGGACAACAGTCTGGTATACGAGTTTCAAGCACCATGAACAACCAAACAGCTGCAGGTGAAATGCCGGTATCTGTAGAGCAGGCTCAATCTCCTGCTAAGCTCACAGTGAAGGTGGATCCAAATAATGTCACAATTTCACAATATCAAACAACTGTTGTTCGTGAACAAATAAACACAACAAAGATACTGAACCAGGAGGGGGAAGTTCCCAACTTGAAGACCAAAAGAGCGATGGAGCAAAAGGACTCTGAAACTTCTTCAGCTACCAATGAGATTAACAAAGCTGTTGGATTAGAAGCTGGCAATTCTCTGGTATCCCTGGAGAGAAATAGAGACGTGAATGTAGATGCATTGAGTTCGTTGGACATCCAAAGCAAAGCACAAAGCAGCAAGCCGGGAGCCATGGCAGCATAG